The Brachionichthys hirsutus isolate HB-005 unplaced genomic scaffold, CSIRO-AGI_Bhir_v1 contig_700, whole genome shotgun sequence sequence AAAATAGGAGGCAGTGAAAGTGACAAAGAATAATGATAACATGGGGGGGAAAATTCACAAGGGAAACACTGAAATCTGAAATGATGGGCCTTAAAATGCCGACTCTGCTCTGTTCTGCTTCCACAGCTCTTCTCCTGAGCAGAATGAAACTTTTCATTGTGCAAGAACTGATCCAAGTTCAGCTGAAAGCTACGCGTCAACAACTGAAGGACGTCTGAGCTGAAATACCATCCTCATTATACACTGGCCGAAATATGGCCGAAATAAATTCTGAATAATCTTAAAAAGTTTGCTTTTAGTTGTGTAATCCAGTATTTCTATCAGGCCGCATAGACTGATGATGAACACATTCTAAGCAGTTGCAAGAATTTTTTACTTAGCTACAAACAAAATGCTAACGTGTGCTGAAAATGAGACATGATGGCGGAACATGGGAAGGGTATTTTTAGCACGCTTCCATTGGTGTCTCCAGGGAGACGAGGCTGATAGAGGGATGGGAGCATCAGCTGCTCAATTAGCGCGTCCTGTctgagggttgtgtgtgtgcatgtgcttcGTCCTACACAAGGGAGACGGCATGTGACTCTGCGTATTTATCACACAGCAGCCCACCTTTGTCCGTGGCCATCTCGTCGTACTCATCGGTGGAGGGCAGCGCAGGTACCAGCGGCTCCATGTTCATGATGAGGTTTTTATGACTCAGAGAGTTAAAGCTGCGACTCTGACCAAACTGGGCTCTGAAAACACAAACGCGTACCACGCTGACTGCTTTGTGTGCGACATTCAGGCGTGTTCTGTTGCATAATGAAATGGGTAATAATACCTTTGGATTTTCTAGATAATCCTTTCAGTAGTGGGGCATTGCTAAAAGTAATATTTCATTCATATCTTTTATCTGTGTGTCACATGACCTTACCTGCACACATCTGGTGGCTCTCTCTGAATCTTAGAGCTGGCATCCATCACCTCCTTTGCTACTCGTCCACTAACAGGCAGAAAAACAGATTCAttgcaatgaaaacaaaaagagttGCAACaactggggggaaaaaaatgctgcAATTGACCAGATTCTTGGTTGCATTTTCTAAAACTCAATTTAAAGCATATATTATTTAAAAGCAACTTCATCTGTAGCAGAAGGTGGAATAAAAGTAGCGGTACCAGGTCATTAATGTGCTGCAAAAATAGGAGAATCCCAGTAAAAGGATGATgtaagaagagaaaaaaaaagttaaagagTTTCATATGCAttttgcagttgttgttcaTGTCAGTGCTGTTTCTGTCCCAAGCATTTATCCTGCAGGAATGTTCTGTAGCTCCATTAGTCTGATGTTAGGGCAATCAGAGTGTCTGGATTCCAGCCACGAAGCACCAGGCTCCGCCACTTCATCCATTTCCCTGTTGCTGCTGAGGCTGATGATTTGGCCACAAATAAGGAGCAAAATGATTCATCTGGAGTCATTGAACTGTAATGTTGTTCAAAACAAATGAGCTAATACCTTCTGTGAATTGCTGCATTTAAAGTTTGCACATGATTCCACTGATTTACTCTTTACACAGCATCCCAAATGTTGTCCTATCAGGGCTGTACAAGGACATCAATATCGAATGTGAGTCTAGATTATGCAACGATAATCAGATGGTCCAAAAGAAGTTCAGCAAAGatctttctgttttatttcatgaaaaCGATAGATTCCCGTGCGCCAGAACAACGGCACCATTGCTGAGCCCTTAAGCCAGCCTGCGTTGGCGAAAAGATGAAACAGGGTGCGCCGTAATGTAAGCCCGATAAAGAGCTTGGTCCGAGAGGAGAATCATGGCTGGCACGGATTCCTGAGATATTAATCCCAGAGAACCAGTGTTATCAGGGATGTGGGTGCCGATGCACTAGGAGAAAGTTCATCAATATTCTCCTCTTtttgatgtttctgttttcttaGGTCACAAAAATCTTTCATGTTTTCCTTTCTGATATCTCAGTCAGTCAAAAATACTGTTGGCCATTATATTGTTGCTGTACACACTTTTATATCAGCACACACACCGCCTCACCTGTATCTGAACCTGCTACCTTTGAAGAAGATGTTGCTGCTACAAACGGTCTTTATCTGGCTCGACTTTGCACacctgtgagagagagagagagagagagggaggaagaaaaacagAGACGGAAGTAAAGAAGTTTACTATTAATTAAGATGTTAgctgtgtgtgttagagagagagtgtgtgtgaacacacttGTAAAAGGATTGGTTCTCCACTCCACACTTCCATAAGTGTTTACACGCTGCAGGCGTTGAGGTGTGAAATGTCAAAACCAGTTTCTTCtgcacaaaaaaagacacaaaagtacacacagaaaaggagagaggcTGTGAGAACGACAAATTAGACCGCATGGGAATAAAGACACGAGGAGCAGTGTGAGAGGGAGCGGTGCAACATGCTGGCCCACATCCCAAGAGCTGTAATCTCAGCATCAAGCACTCACAACTGAACGTTAATCCTGAAACAGCAACTCTGCTCCGACCCGCTTTGCCCTCCTTCCTGAAGTCAGCTTTGTTGCTCAACTCTCTCAATTCCAGTTACATTAATTATGTTATGATTTGCACACGTGTTTCAttggccctgtgtgtgtgtttgtataaatGCTGTATGCTAAAATATTATCAAATTGGCTTTGGTTCCATTTTGGCTGACCCACAAATGCACTTCAATGTTTGGTATTTTATGGTGTTTTGCTAACGTGTGCTATACTGCCCTATAAAGAGAAAGAGCACCGTCTGCAATTACACCACAATTCGGCAGAATTTTGGTGTAATTTGGTATCTGGTAATATTTTccataaatattatttttttgtgtgtgtgctttatttttttgaaattaatttggggagagaaacacacaagagCCCCCCCAGttaattttgcatttaattttgttctttttgctctgAAGGCCAGTTTAGTACATTTATGAAACATATGTGTTTATCGTACCCCAATCTCTATTCATAAACTGGAGCACAGATAGGTAAATATAGAATGTGACAACGGACTGAAAGTGCAGTAACAAAGCCACAGATGTTGCCATCAGCTCAAAGCAGGACAGATCATTCATGTATTGCAGGGTAAATATCAGAGGTGAGGGCAACAAGTGAAGTCATGCAAGTGGCCGTGTCACAAAGCGGATCAGACTACACATCAACGTGTGATTTGGATCCTCATGAAACAtttcacacgcacaaaaaaaataaaaatagaaagcaCATTCAGAAGGGAGAGGTCAACAATGTACAAGTACAAATACTGTAAGATAAACACAACAATGAAAATGCTAACAAATGTGCACACACTCAGAGAAACTctataaataaatctaattGGATGAACTGcagacaacaaaacaataaaacaccaaataatgaaaaaaatatcaaagttCCCTCCGATAATAATAaagtgggggggcggggggaggctATGCCGTAGGGGAGGGCATCAAGTTGGGGATTTAAGTAATGCTGTGCGCTGCTATTATTACTAGTATTTACTCACCAGTGATGATTGTGTTTACACACAGaaagaagagacagaaacacaaagataaAACTGCATCTTCAGCCATTCATGAGTTGCCAAACAGAAAAGCACGTGGACAGACCGACACGTCAAGCAGAGATGACAGAGAAAACAGTCAggtgactgactgactgactgatggGCTGATTGGTAGATTAAAAAGCTAAATGCTTTTAACTACAATAAGGACTGTGGAGTTTTAAAGCACTTCTGCAGAAGGAACTTGAGTTGGGAGAGCTTTGCTTCATGCAAAATGACGGTAATGCACTTATGTGCATCAGGTAATAGCTGCTCAGAATCTACCAAGCTTTGGATTGGATAACAAACATTCAGTGATGGAGTGAAGCATGGGTCCCCAAATGCAAGAAGCCTAGCCTAGCTGTAATTGTACTGCTGCATTTTAAGTCACAAAATGCTTTCTGTGTCCAGCAGTAATGAGAAATTGATTTTTGACAATGACGCTGAACATGTCCAAACATCAATGCAGTGAAGGAGTCTCATATTTGGGGAAACAGTCGACATGTAATAGTTAGTTAGGAGGTTAGTCGTAACACACCCACCATCCTGTTACACTGAATCCTGCCTGTTAAGGAGATCTGAAACAGCGACACACGTGCACAGTGTGCAGgatcacacagacaaacagtacGTTTTCATTGAGCATTTATCTGATGTAATTATTACACAGATGAAGGATGAAGCATCCAAGGATTCTTCCCTTCGCTGCTTCTAGAGGAGAACGTTCACGCCGGACTCTCCACTCACCTCTTTCTGAATCCCAATGACATAAAAGGTTTTCCCTTCAAACTTCAGCTTGCTGACATCATTCCTGCAAAGATGCACAGGATTGTAATATTACACAAAGTAACTCGCAATCGTGTAACATAGCTAGTagatagtctttttttttcttcttccttacAGAGAATTTTCTAACTATCATAGCTCCGTCAGAGATGAATAGAGAGATACAAAAGGTCATTCCATAATTTCTATGCTTGCAGGTCTACAATCGAGCTTTAGGGACAACAGTGCACCATTTGAGGAGGTGGATCCTCTTGTTTCCTTGGAAGACCACAAATCCTGTGGCTGTGAACCCGAGGAAGGCTGTGCAGCCTGTGAaatcctgaaaacacacacacacacacacacacaatctctgGTTTGTTTTGATCTTGGCCTCAAGAACACAGTGCAGAAAACGCAGACTTGTTTTGACACAGGGAGACAAATCGAAGAAAATATCAACTCAGAGATGAGGAAACCTTGTTAATCCCGAGTAAATCTCCATATTTCTTTCTTACTTTCTCTGATTTGTGACGTTCACAGATCTGCAAGACGTTGCAATAACAGCCAATTCCAGCAAACCTAAATAAAGATGTTGCTGCTCTGTATTGTCCTGCTGCATGCCTGTCATTGGGAGGGTGTCCCCATTTCACGAATGAACGGAGACAGTGAGAACGAGCAGATGGGGAATTGTCAGATATTGCATTTCTTTATCAGACCGTCATGTTCATCCATCACACTGGTGCGagataaatacaaagaaaacgTGCAAGCGGTACTAAAGCAAACCCTACTGACTGTGTCGCTGCTTTTATGAAGCCCTTTCTGAAGCTTTTCTCAGACCAGTCAATAAGAATATTGATTCCTGAAAGTGATGGTTCGGGCAGAGACCTAATAAAATCTGTTACGTAAGCAAACAACACGGTGACATTCCACTTCTCTCACACGTCTCATCCCTGTGGTCATCCATTACTCTCTCAATGACATTGGAAAGTGCGTTTTGGTAGTTAAtcgtgtgtgtatttgtcaatttgatatgcaaatgaagggcaaatgaaatgaaatttattAAATTTAATTTGATTGGAATGATGGAAATTAAACACTTTGGGAGCACAGGTTGCGTCTAGATTGTGGCAACAGTCAGAGAGAGATTTCCGTCACTTTGATGAGATGAAACTTTGTTATCGTCCtcgcaaaaacagaaaaacacattgtCCACTAATGTTACCTTGCATGGGTGGGGGTCAACTCCGTAAGTCTCAAGGCTCTGGGCCCTTTGCAGCATGTTCAACTCTGCAAATGCAGCACACTGGCCCCTAAAAGTAAAGAGCGAAGAAATCATGAGGTGAAAACTGCATGGATTGATCACAAACTTGTCTAAAgtgttttcaaaagaaaaacaacagttgttcccaaatacatttttcaatgtCCACCCTGAACACGGATGTTTGTATGCCTTTAAGGATGACATCATTGACACACACTGTCAGTATCGAGGGTGGTGTTTGTTTCACAAACTAAAGCTATTTCAACCAGTTTCTGACCGTCCGTTATGATTTTGCAGAAATTCACACATGAGGGTTAAAGCTTTACTTATTTATTAGTTTACCGTTAAGTGCTGCAATATCAAGAAACTGAAGGATGAAAACTGACTAAAGGCAAACGAATAAATCAACCTCATACACATGCCTACACGAACACAGTGGAAAATGAAACTGCAAAACAAATTTAGGAATGGCTTTACTGTGCAAACGCAACTCGCAAGCCTGCACTATTTGCAAACCACCTGGAGTCTTCTTCTACAGAAGGAATCTACATGCTGTTAATCCTGCTCGATGGATCCGCTGGGACAGATGCAGGGCGTTTAGTGTCTGGCTTTGATGTCCTATAATCCCTGTAAGTGTGACAGTCACAAACTGAAATGATGATAcgagtaaacacaaacaacctGAAGAGAGGCTTCGTGTATGCATAAAGCTTATGCAGCATACTCTACCCATGAAGAGAATGGAGCAAGACACTTCATCAAATTCTCTCCAGCATTTCATTCTGCCTGTAATTTATCAGGTACGAGTTTAGCCCCAATTGCTGTCTATCCGTCTTGTGACGTTGCTGCATGTCAGCCTGCAGCAAAAACTAAGTTGTCCAAAACAAGCTTCAAATAAATGATTCATGGCCACATCTACGTCATTTAATTTCACCTCTTATTTATTCACAACTTAATGCAAAGTAAAATAGATTCACTAGTGAAATGAGCCATGAATATCTTATTCAATTTTCTCACTAGCCAGAACAGCAAAAATCAATTAATAGTCTGCAGCGTGGAAAACTgtctccacaaaaaaaaaaaaaaaaacccacaagcaCGACATCGAGGCCCCGTCACCAAAGGTGAGCCGTAAGCTGATAACGAAGATTCAGCTTACGGCAGACACACATCTCGTTTACCGGAGCTCATTCGTGTGTATTTCGATCATCTTGCGCTCCAGTTTGAGGGATTGTTTGGGGAACAGCTTGAAGTCTCTGATGTAGTCTGATGGATGCTCCTCTGGGTCATAGTCCCCGAGCTCAGctaaggagagaggagaggactgtaaaaatgaattaaaaagcacattttaaagatAGGACATTTGCCACATTCAGTCCATTTTGGGGAAACACACAAGAATGAAACTCACGATGACGCTGAAGCCAGCGATTAGTTTAAGGAGTAAAAGGTTCTGTCTGCATGGCGCGCGACGCTGAATATAATTAGCATTATTTGCTAAACAAATGAGATGCAGGTTTTTAAATCAGTGAGTTGCATTTGCACGGTTTCCGGTCTTTATGATTTGCTTAAGTACCGGTAGATACTTTGGGTTATCATTTGCAAGCTCAGCTCAGTCGCACCATGCTGCTTAATACTGTTCCCATCCTTCTAGTGATTGCAGAGCACTGGGCCATCTATCCAATCCTCCCTTATCAATTGCGTGTATCCTTGCTCCATGCTATTGGCccctgtttcctttgtgtctttgcagGACCTGCAACATCTGGCGTGGACCATGTTAATCTGGGTGACATCAAGGTTGgttcatgtatttattaatatttgaaAGGAATGTTTGTGCAGCATTCTTACTGTAGTGGAGGTTGCTTTGACCCAGATTCACATCTCAATCTACCGTTATAAagatatataaaaacatttggcTGTCACCAGGCCCCACCTTGAACGATGCAGGCTCCGAGATGCGCCGCTTCAGCAAAAGGACAAAGAAGACGCCCGTGGTAGATGTCTCTTTTCAGTTGGAGGTACAGAAGGTACCTGCACAAACGGATGCAGCGTGCACATGAAGAGGAAAGATGACACTGAAtgtgtttcacttttatttcttacatttaaagtgtaattgctCTACGTCGTGGCTGCAGCATCGCTGGAATATTGCAGAAAGCCTCCTGTGAGCATTAGCGATTTCTTATTTTCACCACCCCATGGCTGACAGGGTGATAGCACAGTGATCATTACATAATATGTTGTCAAAGTAATCATGATAGACCCTATTGTCAAGGCTTTATCTTAATTAAGTGAAGTTACTGTAGATTCACACAAAAGGTGATCCATAGTGAACATGTCCGTGTGCTTCTATACGCTCTGTGCAACTCTCCATCCCTTATAAACCCTCCTTTGATTTTACCTCGTGAGCTCCTCCTTTATCTTCATTGGCTCGTTGGGATAAAACTTGACCCGGAAGCACATTGTGTATGGCTGCTGAGCTGCTACAGACAAATAGGAAACGTTCAGAGGAGAAGAGAATTACAAGAAAGTCAGGAGACAGCAGGTAGCAGGAACATGAAATTAAACATGATAAACATGACAAATGAAATGCAGGGTTTTAATCTGAGCTCTTAGTCTATAATaggctttatttaaatgaaaagcatTCATTTGATTAGAAGGGGCGAAAAAGAATCCTCCACAACTTcatcatatttaatttatgcttaAGCAGAGCGGTTGAGCTATTTGAatgtaaatatgattttataacataaaatgaaaaacacatatCTTAATTTAAGAGTAAAACCTGCCACAGGGGGAACAGACGTGTCAAGTTCAGTGCCCTTCAACAGTCCTCCTCCATCGTTCTATCCCatcactctttatttttttcacttacTGACAGTCTGTCTCACATGAAACTTCATCTCCAGTATCCCTTTTTGCACTTTGATTCCCTAATCAGACTTCTCTCTTCAGCTCCATGTCCCATCACTGTCTCCTCCTTCATGTGCCtgaacccccccaccacacacataGTCCCCTTTAtcactccttcctcctcctccatttctcATTCTAATTTTCACTGATCTGCTTATCACCCCCCCTTCAAGccctttgtctgtttgttttttaaagacacCCACCAGCATAAAATTAATGATAGGTCATACTTACTCTTCATCTGCCTCACCACAGACTTATTAGGGTCCAGCCAgtgctgaaagagagagagtcaatGAGACTATGGAacacgtgcatgcacacacagctTAACACTGGAAGTCAACTACAGTTAGTAAATTTACTTTATGCATAAACATATAGTACTACTTATCTCGTTAGAAGTAGTAGATCTATATAAATAGAAATATTTCAAGccttttcatttacatttgtatAATTATGACTCACAAGTCATGACAATCAAAGATCTGGTATCCCAAACAACTTCACTAATGCTTCACAGCCTGGTTCCATTATTTTGTAGCAGTTGTATAAGACATTTTGTGCACATTTAAACGCTAAAGAAGCCACCAAACAAACATACAGCTGAAAGATAATGATGACAGTCATTAGCCCCAGTTATAATGTTTACCCTCTGCTTTTCAGGATCCACATATCGGATACCAAAGTAGTCCCTCTCAAGTAGGTTGTAGTGGTTACACACGCGGTCAAGCAGGAACTGGCCTTTCGTGTCTCTCTGTAAACACATGcagcacattaaaacacacgTTAAATATGGTGAATGTGTAAAACATGAAAGTGGCCCAGTGGCAACATACTACCGTggttttatatattatatatatatatatatatatacagtccTTATGTAGTTCATAAATACAGATCAGGCACAGAGGAATCGAGACCCGCTCTGCACCTATTACCCGTTCCTCCGTCAGCACAGGGATTCTCAGGGTTGAGTACTTCCTACATGGATGCGCATACACAAAACTAAACACGCAATGTTATTTGCATCATTGCGTTTCCTCAAGTATCgtaattaaatgtgtgtttcctcACACAGTCCTGTGTCTGAGTGCGACCGAGGGGCAACGGCAGCATTTTGCGTTGTGCGTCTTGTGATGATAAGTCACACGACACAGTTAAATCTGAAGAGCAGACGATACAAACAGACCGAGGGAGTAGGAAAACAGAAGGAACAGAATCAAAACGAAGCCACGCCGTCGCCCAGCTGTCGGTGGATCATCAAACGACACACAGCCTGTCTGGCTTCTCAAGGCAGACACTCGTAGGCAGAAGAGACGCAAGGCGATGCCaaataaaggagagagagagagagtgaactACAGCCAGACACACTGAGGCTGAAATAGAGCGAAGCTAAATAAAGAGCGGATAAACGCCACTGCCTGAGATGAGTGAGGGAGATGGAACGAGTCTCGTTCATGTCCAACAAGGGCTGAATACATATTTGATATATCCAAAGGCTGGGCATTAAAGATGAACCTCGTTCTCCCGTCTCTACATGATCTCACCTAATGGTGGcaaagtgcttttcttttctcgccCTTGCTTGAACAGACAGACACGCTCTTCAGACGGGGCCTCGCTGTGGCATGAATTCGTTTTATTTAGTGCCTGCGGTTCCTTTCTGTTCCGTCTGTTTGTCATGTCAGCAGTTTAGTGAACTCTTTTTGTTATCTCCTGCCACCTGCTTTTCTCCCTGCCTGAGGGTAAAGTTCCTTTGTACGTTATTTTCTTGTGGGTTCTCtttattcatgtgtttttgttgttgttgggttttttacTTATGTTGgatttattatttgcatttctgTCCCAGCTTATGCTTGTTAATTGTCTCTGGTCTGCGCTTGGGTCACCCAAACTGCTTCATGTTATATGCATCAGTGTTTTCAGCAGCTAGCAACCTCCGGCGAGAGACGGAGGTCATGTATttgccggcgtttgtttgtctgtccgtccgttcgTCCAACATCAGCTGGATTCATTTGGCGACATCCTGTAATTAGGAGCGTTCAATGCCTGTGACACAGGGAGAGTTCAGGAGAGGAGACGTGGGACTTGTGGGACCTTAAATATAAGGATCTGAATCCATTTACGAACCCAGTGACCGCCTTTCAGTGAAAGGCTGCACTAATTCATGGAGCATCTCCGTCACCGCTGCAGCTACGCTACAGGGAAATGGAGATAAGAGATGCAAACAGACTAATGCATTGGCCAATTAGGAGGAGCGTGCATGAAGCTTTCTGTTCATGTATTCACCACTCGATCCCAACTCCCAAGCCAGTAAACGATCGGTCTCGGGGCTTGACCAGgaagcaacagagacaaatcaATACAGTGGATGTGGGGCGTGTGAAAGCAATGCAGAGGATCAAAGCTGAACATAACATCCTTTCTTCTCTTTAGATTTCTCCTGATGTATTTGAACAAGAAGTCATGTACATAAACACAAATACTATCACAGTCCATTTGAACCCAAGCCTGACTGACGGCACTGCTGCACAATTATACCAAGGGCAAATTGCCTCGATGTGTTAGTCATGctataaacattttctttatcaaAATTTAACCTGATTGATTTTGTATCCTTTTCAACATCTGGCCAGGTTTGTGCTAACTAAAAAGCAAGGTCAGTTCAAAAAGTTTGGATTTGTCTGTGAGAGgaaaagtaccggtaagtaaaGATGGGATACTAATgtcttaaaaaatattttggaaaatACGCAACAGAGGGACGATGATCAAACACTTCCAGTTGGGAAAGTAAATGATGGAAAACATCAACGTTAACTAAAAGACGGAAACTTTTCCAAGAGACGTTTCACCTTACAGCCATAGACGTTATCAGTTTACATTTCATCAGACTGTGTTTGGTTTGACGTCTTCAATCACTGACCCAAAACATGAACAGACTCCTGCCTGCAGCGACAGACGCGGTTCATGGACAGACTTCCTTCCTTTATCATTTCCCAGCGTAAATATTCCCCCCAGGATGATCTCCAATAACCTTCTTCATCCCGTGACTTTATCTCAAACACCATCATCTGGTTAAGTTTTTCAACTGCTTCCATCAGCCCCAGCTGTACATTGAGGACAGCGAGAATTAGCACAAGCATCAGCAGTTTATCCTTGTCATTATCAGCATATTGCATGATGCCTGTCATAATCCTGCACCATTCATATTGCAgaattgactggatggtttaatttcacagtttttgggttggtaatgacccgaaaccaccaaatatgagtgtagaaacatgggagaagttctcttttttttcatgatatgtcccctttaatccGTTTTTCCACTCAGACACTCTACCTCATTTCCTCTCCTACTCCATCCCACATTTTCAAAGCCCTCACATCTCA is a genomic window containing:
- the LOC137914198 gene encoding FERM domain-containing protein 3-like, producing the protein KYSTLRIPVLTEERRDTKGQFLLDRVCNHYNLLERDYFGIRYVDPEKQRHWLDPNKSVVRQMKTAQQPYTMCFRVKFYPNEPMKIKEELTRYLLYLQLKRDIYHGRLLCPFAEAAHLGACIVQAELGDYDPEEHPSDYIRDFKLFPKQSLKLERKMIEIHTNELRGQCAAFAELNMLQRAQSLETYGVDPHPCKDFTGCTAFLGFTATGFVVFQGNKRIHLLKWNDVSKLKFEGKTFYVIGIQKEISLTGRIQCNRMKKLVLTFHTSTPAACKHLWKCGVENQSFYKCAKSSQIKTVCSSNIFFKGSRFRYSGRVAKEVMDASSKIQREPPDVCRAQFGQSRSFNSLSHKNLIMNMEPLVPALPSTDEYDEMATDKGGLLFAVAVKDFVPLPPLKPSDMAAEADQQGTDGGSSALGKDLQPPCVSMETSNLRPQTPKVEDEVKEDDEDGGPLTISELVYSPCASMLPTPVDDGQRGLDLIFSSPVQSPARLLRELHDDPDIQAQLEAERERDRAYERTRLAARSQMGGVLSLLSSNERVNTFVLSVARFAAVVAGVLLVTVPTLLLLLESDIDVSFLHEIRQTPEFEQFHYEYYCPLRRWILCRISMVMESLWSD